The Bacillus vallismortis genome window below encodes:
- a CDS encoding tetratricopeptide repeat protein, translating into MGKHTSEHKNHAQIVQLLQDGQYFFHKGLKAYKERNLKRASKLIQRAVHLEPEDSEMLSQLAVIYSEMGQYQESNDLLDYIMANLEIEMPECHYFKANNFAHLGLFQEAYKEAAAYSDADPDGEFAEENDSLLELLDLGDGGPEDSLYDQDELLVKQDRAKSLLESGQLAEAVAALEEITAEYPELWSAYNNLALAYFYSGNIVKAKETAYQVLSHNEGNLHALCNLLVFYYYEREDEKVAELSDRLSNVYPMLLEQRYKLGATLALVGRYELGYKWLKSLYKSGFEGDDTFFYWLSCSAYFTGHTEFAETIWRKAESQYPGEDRPAPWVERREALPSSVEQRLAAYYISSTKGETEHLEAVIHSKRMTAPFENHFVQLLLNGDSAAADVSEDALFAYQTVKLLEQAEKEEMKTEVMSCWVFHVIQQIRAAAPLKNEKGWAAAICYIWKEAHGKHDTKKDTAARFGISPATLTKYMKYIDDILE; encoded by the coding sequence GTGGGAAAACACACTTCTGAACATAAAAATCACGCACAAATTGTCCAGCTGCTTCAAGATGGACAATATTTTTTTCATAAAGGCTTGAAAGCGTATAAAGAGCGCAATCTGAAACGGGCAAGCAAACTGATTCAGCGCGCGGTTCATTTGGAGCCGGAGGATTCAGAGATGCTTTCGCAGCTTGCGGTCATTTATTCAGAAATGGGCCAATATCAAGAGTCGAACGATCTTCTTGATTATATTATGGCAAATCTGGAGATCGAAATGCCGGAGTGCCATTACTTTAAAGCGAATAACTTTGCCCACCTGGGGCTCTTTCAAGAAGCTTATAAAGAAGCGGCCGCTTATTCAGATGCGGATCCGGACGGTGAATTCGCTGAAGAAAACGATAGTCTGCTTGAATTGCTAGATTTAGGAGACGGCGGGCCTGAGGATTCTTTGTATGATCAGGATGAATTGCTGGTGAAACAGGATCGGGCAAAGTCCCTCTTGGAAAGCGGCCAGCTTGCTGAAGCTGTGGCGGCGCTTGAGGAAATCACAGCTGAATATCCGGAGCTTTGGTCAGCATACAACAATCTGGCGCTCGCCTATTTCTATTCAGGCAACATCGTTAAAGCAAAGGAAACCGCTTATCAAGTGCTCAGTCATAATGAAGGAAACCTTCACGCCTTATGCAATCTTCTCGTTTTCTACTATTATGAAAGAGAAGACGAAAAAGTGGCGGAATTGAGTGACCGGCTTTCCAATGTGTATCCGATGCTATTGGAACAGCGATACAAACTGGGAGCTACTTTGGCGCTTGTCGGCCGCTATGAGCTCGGATATAAATGGCTCAAATCATTATATAAAAGCGGCTTTGAAGGTGACGATACATTCTTTTACTGGCTCTCGTGCTCCGCTTATTTTACAGGGCATACTGAATTTGCCGAGACGATCTGGAGAAAAGCCGAGTCGCAATATCCCGGAGAGGACCGCCCGGCTCCCTGGGTTGAGCGGAGGGAAGCACTTCCTTCATCCGTAGAACAACGTCTCGCAGCCTATTATATCAGCAGCACAAAGGGTGAAACGGAGCATCTAGAAGCGGTGATACACTCGAAGAGAATGACCGCTCCTTTCGAAAATCATTTTGTGCAGCTGCTCTTGAATGGAGATTCCGCGGCTGCTGACGTATCAGAGGATGCACTTTTCGCTTATCAAACCGTCAAATTATTAGAGCAAGCTGAAAAAGAAGAGATGAAAACAGAAGTCATGAGCTGTTGGGTGTTCCATGTCATCCAGCAAATCCGCGCAGCCGCTCCGTTGAAAAATGAGAAAGGCTGGGCAGCCGCGATTTGTTATATTTGGAAAGAAGCGCACGGCAAACATGATACGAAAAAAGACACAGCAGCTCGATTCGGCATCTCTCCGGCAACATTGACGAAATATATGAAATATATTGATGATATTCTAGAATAG
- a CDS encoding NlpC/P60 family protein: MRKSLLTLGLASVIGTSSFLIPFTSKTASAETLDEKKENIESKQSEVASSIEAKEKELTELQQNQSKIEKELKDINDKALDTSNKIEDKKEENDKTKEEIKKLKKEIKETEARIEKRNEILKKRVRSLQESGGSQGYIDVLLGSTSFGDFISRATAVSSIVDADKDLIKQQEQDKAKLEDSEADLNNKLKEVQAALAKLETMQKDLDKQLDDKDKLFEEAKASQKKTADAISELKSEASELANQKADTEAEQARIKKEQEAAAALIKKQEEAQKASDETQTATTETATASSSHDDSSNNSSKGSSNSSSNGSSSKKSSGSNSNSGGTVISNSGGIEGAISVGSSIVGRSPYKFGGGRSQSDINNRIFDCSSFVRWAYASAGVNLGPVGGTTTDTLVGRGKAVSASEMKRGDLVFFDTYKTNGHVGIYLGNGTFLNDNSSHGVSVDSMSNSYWKDAFKGVVRRVVQ; this comes from the coding sequence GTGAGAAAGAGTTTATTGACACTTGGTTTGGCTTCCGTCATCGGTACAAGCAGTTTTTTGATCCCATTTACAAGTAAAACTGCATCGGCGGAAACATTAGATGAAAAGAAAGAAAATATCGAAAGCAAGCAATCTGAGGTTGCTTCCAGCATCGAAGCGAAGGAAAAAGAATTAACTGAGCTTCAGCAAAATCAATCAAAGATTGAAAAAGAACTGAAAGACATTAACGATAAGGCGCTTGATACAAGCAACAAGATCGAAGATAAAAAAGAAGAAAACGATAAAACAAAAGAAGAAATCAAAAAACTGAAAAAAGAGATTAAAGAGACAGAAGCCCGCATTGAAAAGCGCAACGAAATCTTGAAAAAACGCGTTCGTTCTTTACAGGAAAGCGGCGGATCTCAAGGGTACATAGATGTCCTTTTAGGATCAACTAGCTTTGGTGACTTTATCTCTCGCGCGACTGCGGTTTCATCTATTGTGGATGCAGACAAAGATTTAATCAAGCAGCAAGAGCAGGATAAAGCGAAGCTTGAAGATTCTGAAGCGGATTTGAATAACAAGCTGAAAGAAGTTCAAGCTGCATTGGCTAAATTAGAAACCATGCAAAAAGACCTTGATAAACAGCTTGATGATAAAGACAAGCTGTTTGAAGAAGCAAAAGCAAGCCAGAAGAAAACGGCTGACGCGATTTCTGAATTAAAATCAGAAGCGTCTGAGCTTGCTAACCAAAAAGCAGATACCGAAGCAGAACAAGCACGCATCAAAAAAGAACAAGAAGCAGCGGCTGCTTTGATCAAAAAGCAGGAAGAAGCGCAAAAAGCATCTGATGAGACACAAACAGCTACAACTGAAACAGCAACAGCAAGCTCATCTCATGATGATTCTTCAAACAATTCTTCTAAGGGTTCATCAAACAGTTCGTCTAACGGCTCATCTTCTAAGAAGAGCAGCGGTTCAAACAGCAATTCAGGCGGCACTGTCATCAGTAACTCAGGCGGAATTGAAGGCGCGATCAGCGTTGGTTCAAGCATTGTCGGAAGATCTCCGTACAAATTTGGCGGCGGACGCTCTCAGTCTGATATCAACAACCGTATTTTTGACTGCTCATCATTCGTACGCTGGGCATACGCTTCTGCAGGTGTCAACCTTGGACCTGTCGGCGGAACAACAACTGACACGTTAGTTGGAAGAGGAAAAGCTGTCAGCGCGTCAGAAATGAAGCGCGGAGACTTAGTTTTCTTTGACACATACAAAACGAACGGTCACGTAGGAATCTACTTAGGAAACGGTACTTTCCTTAATGACAATTCATCTCATGGTGTATCAGTTGACTCTATGAGCAATAGTTATTGGAAAGATGCATTCAAAGGCGTTGTAAGACGTGTTGTTCAATAA